Proteins from a genomic interval of Chroococcidiopsis thermalis PCC 7203:
- a CDS encoding DUF4351 domain-containing protein, which translates to MNEQASSLPQARSLLYKSFRTAIAGLRFEQNLVQQLFREEIMRESVIYQDIIQKGIQQGKQEGELAVVLRQLTRRLGTIEPEVQERLRSLTTTQLEDLAEA; encoded by the coding sequence ATGAACGAGCAGGCTTCTAGCCTGCCGCAGGCTAGAAGCCTACTTTACAAATCATTTAGAACTGCTATAGCAGGGCTAAGATTTGAGCAGAATTTAGTTCAACAACTATTTCGAGAGGAAATTATGCGGGAATCCGTAATTTATCAAGATATTATTCAAAAGGGCATACAACAAGGCAAGCAGGAAGGCGAGTTAGCAGTTGTGCTACGCCAACTCACCCGCCGCCTTGGAACGATAGAACCTGAAGTTCAAGAACGCTTGCGGAGTTTAACTACTACTCAGTTAGAAGATTTAGCAGAAGCTTAG
- a CDS encoding sucrose-phosphate phosphatase, protein MKFLFVTDLDNTLVGDDRALSELNQKLSYHRHVHGTKIVYATGRSPILYQELQQEKNLISPDALVASVGTEIYLDGIDNSYTAWSKQLDIGWDRDKILAIAAHFADLTLQADSEQRPYKVSFHLARTVAAELLPQLESTLKQQGLEVKLIYSTGTDLDILPLRGDKGLAVKFLRSTWQVSSEKTVVCGDSGNDISMFATRETKGIIVGNASSELLEWHEANPGGDRYLAQAPCAGGILEGLGHFGFLG, encoded by the coding sequence GTGAAATTTCTCTTCGTAACCGACTTAGATAACACCCTCGTAGGTGACGATCGCGCCTTATCAGAATTAAACCAAAAACTAAGTTACCATCGCCACGTACACGGCACGAAGATTGTTTATGCAACAGGGCGATCGCCCATACTATATCAAGAATTGCAACAGGAAAAAAATCTGATCTCCCCTGATGCTTTGGTTGCGTCAGTGGGGACGGAAATCTATCTCGACGGGATTGATAACTCTTATACTGCTTGGTCGAAACAACTCGATATAGGCTGGGATCGCGATAAAATTTTAGCGATCGCAGCTCATTTTGCCGATCTGACGCTACAAGCAGATTCAGAACAGCGTCCCTATAAAGTTAGCTTTCACTTGGCTCGAACTGTAGCAGCAGAACTATTACCTCAATTGGAATCTACCTTGAAACAGCAAGGCTTAGAAGTCAAATTAATCTATAGTACCGGAACCGATTTAGATATTCTGCCCTTACGCGGTGATAAAGGCTTAGCAGTCAAGTTTTTACGTTCAACTTGGCAAGTTTCCTCAGAAAAAACAGTCGTGTGCGGCGACTCTGGTAACGATATTTCCATGTTCGCCACCAGGGAAACCAAAGGAATTATCGTTGGTAATGCCAGTTCTGAATTACTAGAATGGCACGAAGCAAACCCAGGTGGCGATCGCTACTTAGCCCAAGCCCCCTGTGCAGGTGGTATCCTAGAGGGCTTAGGTCATTTCGGTTTTTTGGGATGA
- the ruvA gene encoding Holliday junction branch migration protein RuvA: MISYLKGTVASIIKSSSNRVILILEVNACGYEMQIPARLSQELTAGEQTQIFTHLQVREEQPSLYGFGSSVQRDLFRLLIGVSGIGAALAIALLDTFDISDLVQAIVSNNTQLLLQTPGVGGKTAERICLELKSKLVSWSQTAGLATTTAAIPLAPNILEEVQAALLAVGYSPSEISQALTAVSQNALVPKNASPEEWMKQAMTWLSSQ, translated from the coding sequence ATGATTAGCTATCTCAAGGGTACAGTTGCCAGCATTATCAAAAGTAGCAGCAATCGCGTCATCCTGATTCTAGAGGTGAACGCTTGCGGCTATGAAATGCAAATTCCCGCCCGACTATCGCAGGAACTAACTGCTGGCGAACAGACACAAATCTTTACCCATCTCCAAGTGCGGGAAGAACAGCCATCACTGTACGGTTTTGGTTCTAGCGTACAACGAGACTTATTTCGCTTGTTAATCGGCGTTAGCGGTATTGGTGCGGCACTGGCGATCGCTTTATTAGATACTTTTGATATCTCCGATCTGGTACAGGCGATCGTCAGCAACAATACCCAACTCCTGCTACAAACCCCTGGTGTGGGTGGCAAAACTGCCGAACGCATTTGTTTAGAACTGAAAAGCAAATTAGTCAGTTGGAGTCAAACAGCTGGACTCGCCACAACGACAGCCGCCATACCCCTAGCCCCAAATATTTTAGAAGAAGTGCAAGCCGCACTCCTCGCCGTCGGCTACAGCCCCAGCGAAATTTCTCAGGCACTAACAGCTGTCAGTCAAAACGCCCTCGTACCGAAAAACGCCAGCCCCGAAGAATGGATGAAACAGGCGATGACTTGGTTGAGTAGCCAATAA
- a CDS encoding ABC transporter permease, whose protein sequence is MSVAKRQLPRLIRFSGRPSLSLQLTAIGLAITLIFLGIALLAPVFQAWGWIQNPTESLINPIHDPPSLKYLFGTTRQGYDVFSRTLYGTQAALQVVVLATAFGLIIGVPLGLVSGYLGGKLDRILLFFMDTIYTLPGLLLSVTLAFVVGRGILNAAIAISIAYIPQYYRVVRNHTVSVKTELFVEAAQAMGASTGRILTRYLFFNVVQSVPVLFTLNAADAILTLGGLGFLGLGLPEETPEWGHDLRLALEALPTGVWWTALFPGLGMTLMVVGLSLLGEGLNEFINPRLRKDSWSQTPP, encoded by the coding sequence ATGAGTGTGGCAAAACGTCAACTTCCCAGATTGATTCGATTTTCTGGTCGTCCTAGTCTATCCTTACAACTGACAGCGATTGGCTTAGCAATTACCCTGATTTTTTTAGGCATAGCATTACTCGCTCCCGTATTTCAAGCTTGGGGATGGATTCAAAACCCTACAGAGTCGCTCATTAACCCAATTCACGATCCACCTTCCCTCAAGTATTTATTTGGCACGACGCGCCAAGGTTATGACGTATTTTCGCGCACGCTATACGGCACTCAAGCGGCGTTGCAAGTGGTGGTGTTAGCCACAGCCTTTGGTTTAATTATTGGCGTACCTTTAGGTTTAGTCAGTGGCTATCTCGGTGGCAAACTCGATCGCATATTGTTATTTTTTATGGACACGATCTACACGCTACCAGGACTTTTGCTTTCGGTAACGCTAGCCTTTGTCGTCGGTAGAGGAATATTAAATGCTGCGATCGCCATCAGTATCGCCTATATTCCCCAATATTACCGTGTCGTCCGCAACCACACCGTTAGCGTCAAAACCGAATTATTTGTCGAAGCTGCCCAAGCTATGGGAGCCTCAACCGGAAGAATTCTAACTCGATACCTCTTTTTCAACGTCGTGCAGAGCGTACCAGTATTATTCACTCTCAATGCTGCCGATGCCATTTTAACGCTGGGTGGCTTAGGATTTTTAGGGTTAGGACTGCCAGAAGAAACACCAGAATGGGGTCACGATCTGCGTCTTGCCCTCGAAGCACTGCCAACAGGAGTATGGTGGACGGCGCTTTTTCCTGGCTTAGGCATGACATTAATGGTTGTAGGATTGTCTTTACTGGGTGAAGGCTTAAACGAATTTATCAACCCCCGTTTGCGAAAAGACAGTTGGAGTCAAACACCACCATAA